The following proteins come from a genomic window of Gordonia westfalica:
- a CDS encoding TetR/AcrR family transcriptional regulator, translated as MARVKTDERIAVAMAELLRRQGYAATGIKQVVEAADAPIGSIYHHFAGGKRDVAAAALRQSGAAYGELVGMLLAPYDDPAEGIEAAFVAAAETIEQGGWLNMCPVGTVAGEIADAEPALREVAAEVISSWIDAGTGLFAARGLAPADARSLMSAVVSALEGAFIVARTQRSTDPLLAAGRAMGSYARALGAQAGSGANSESGEVLR; from the coding sequence ATGGCCAGGGTGAAGACCGATGAACGCATCGCCGTGGCGATGGCCGAGCTCCTGCGCCGGCAGGGGTACGCGGCGACCGGCATCAAACAGGTCGTCGAAGCAGCCGACGCCCCCATCGGATCGATCTACCACCACTTCGCCGGCGGCAAGCGCGACGTCGCGGCCGCCGCTCTACGACAATCGGGCGCCGCCTACGGCGAGCTGGTCGGCATGCTCCTGGCCCCCTACGACGATCCCGCGGAGGGGATCGAGGCGGCGTTCGTCGCCGCGGCGGAGACCATCGAGCAGGGCGGCTGGCTGAACATGTGTCCCGTCGGGACCGTCGCCGGCGAGATCGCCGATGCCGAACCCGCCCTGCGAGAAGTCGCCGCCGAGGTCATATCCTCGTGGATCGACGCCGGCACCGGACTGTTCGCCGCGCGCGGCCTCGCCCCTGCCGATGCCCGCTCGTTGATGTCCGCGGTGGTCTCGGCACTCGAGGGCGCGTTCATCGTTGCCCGGACCCAGCGTTCCACCGATCCCCTCCTCGCCGCGGGTCGCGCGATGGGCAGCTATGCGCGGGCGCTCGGCGCACAGGCGGGATCGGGAGCCAACTCAGAGTCGGGCGAGGTACTTCGGTAG
- a CDS encoding TetR/AcrR family transcriptional regulator, with protein MAKPATARSSADLAVEEAVRAVRISTRRRQLLDAAVKVMERTGFHQMSMQALAEEAQVSVGLFYKYFGGKEEILLAAIVDILEAFRDQLQPAMDRAGDDPVEQLIAGFRQYATIVDENRDAVVLTYRESRTLDAAGRERIKELEVETSAPMRAAVTAGVEAGLIADVDADLVVFDLMMLAHGWALKHWHFAPGYDLDAYVSAQLRFALQSLVVEDALPKYLARL; from the coding sequence ATGGCGAAACCCGCGACAGCGAGGTCGTCGGCCGACCTGGCCGTCGAGGAGGCGGTGCGCGCGGTGCGTATCTCCACCCGCCGCCGTCAGCTTCTCGACGCGGCCGTGAAGGTCATGGAGCGCACCGGCTTTCACCAGATGTCGATGCAGGCCCTGGCCGAGGAGGCTCAGGTCAGCGTCGGCTTGTTCTACAAGTACTTCGGTGGCAAGGAAGAGATCCTGCTGGCCGCGATCGTCGACATCCTCGAAGCCTTCCGCGATCAGCTGCAGCCGGCCATGGACCGCGCCGGTGACGACCCCGTCGAACAGCTGATCGCCGGTTTCCGTCAGTACGCGACGATCGTCGACGAGAACCGCGACGCCGTCGTGCTGACCTATCGGGAGAGTCGCACGCTCGACGCCGCGGGCCGGGAGCGGATCAAGGAGCTCGAGGTCGAGACCTCCGCGCCGATGCGGGCGGCGGTCACCGCCGGTGTCGAGGCCGGGCTCATCGCCGACGTCGACGCCGACCTGGTGGTCTTCGACCTCATGATGCTCGCGCACGGGTGGGCGCTCAAACACTGGCATTTCGCCCCCGGATACGACCTCGACGCGTACGTCTCGGCCCAGCTCCGGTTCGCACTGCAGTCCCTCGTCGTCGAGGACGCCCTACCGAAGTACCTCGCCCGACTCTGA
- a CDS encoding acyl-CoA dehydrogenase family protein, protein MSSLTHDLEHKHFRETVRRFVTEQITPAHADWENAGQWDRGLFVDAGENGLLGFPVPERFGGPGVDDFRYNAILIDEVARTGAAAEAIAFSLQNDVVLPYLTELTTDEQKARWLPGVVGGDTVLGIAMTEPGAGSDLTGIRTSAVRDGDHYVVNGAKTFISNGRNGDLFVVATRTGPDKHKGLTLFVVEADTPGFVRGRKLDKIGLHAQDTSELSFEDMRVPAANRLGEEGQGFYQLVRNLPQERLSLAIGAVAAAEGTFARTLEYVRERTAFGSPISSFQNTQFVAAELATELDIARTFLDDCIAEHVAGELTPARAAKLKWWATELQVRTADRCLQLHGGYGYMREYPVSRAFVDARIQTIYGGTTEIMKTIVAKDLGL, encoded by the coding sequence ATGTCCTCACTGACCCATGACCTCGAACACAAGCACTTCCGCGAGACGGTCAGACGCTTTGTGACCGAACAGATCACCCCCGCGCACGCCGACTGGGAGAACGCCGGGCAATGGGACCGCGGCCTCTTCGTCGACGCGGGTGAGAACGGACTGCTCGGCTTTCCCGTACCCGAACGGTTCGGCGGCCCCGGCGTCGACGACTTCCGGTACAACGCCATCCTGATCGACGAGGTGGCCCGCACCGGTGCAGCCGCCGAGGCCATCGCGTTCTCCCTGCAGAACGACGTGGTACTGCCGTACCTGACCGAGCTGACCACCGACGAGCAGAAGGCACGGTGGCTGCCCGGGGTCGTCGGCGGCGACACCGTGCTGGGTATCGCGATGACCGAACCCGGCGCGGGCAGTGACCTCACCGGCATTCGTACCTCCGCGGTCCGCGACGGCGACCACTACGTCGTCAACGGTGCGAAGACGTTCATCTCCAACGGACGCAACGGCGACCTCTTCGTCGTCGCTACCCGGACAGGCCCCGACAAGCACAAGGGGCTCACCCTTTTCGTCGTCGAGGCGGACACTCCCGGCTTCGTCCGAGGGCGCAAGCTCGACAAGATCGGCCTGCACGCACAGGACACCAGCGAGCTGTCCTTCGAAGACATGCGCGTTCCCGCGGCCAATCGGCTGGGTGAGGAGGGGCAGGGCTTCTATCAGCTCGTCCGCAACCTCCCGCAGGAGCGGTTGTCGCTGGCCATCGGTGCGGTCGCGGCCGCCGAGGGCACCTTCGCGCGCACGCTGGAGTACGTGCGGGAGCGCACCGCATTCGGATCGCCGATCTCGTCGTTCCAGAACACCCAGTTCGTCGCCGCCGAACTGGCGACCGAACTCGACATCGCCCGTACGTTCCTCGACGACTGCATCGCCGAACACGTCGCCGGTGAGTTGACGCCGGCGCGGGCCGCGAAACTCAAGTGGTGGGCCACCGAACTGCAGGTACGCACCGCCGACCGGTGCCTGCAACTGCACGGTGGTTATGGATACATGCGTGAGTATCCGGTGTCGCGGGCGTTCGTCGACGCCCGGATCCAGACCATCTACGGCGGCACCACCGAGATCATGAAGACGATCGTCGCCAAGGACCTCGGTCTGTAG
- a CDS encoding class I adenylate-forming enzyme family protein: MAYVYDAHAYRSFFENEFTYLNGFRRNVTRYAGEVAMIDPPADRQWTYAELGSAVDALAAGLAGRGVADGDVVGYQLLNGPEFAQLYLATQAAGAVGSPVNFRLAAGETAVILDISRPKVYVYDTGLGAMVGEAISRADHTPELLVGVGEGELVSGEAVAGAVSIRFADLPVAGVVPPTVSRGVFDETTRLYTSGTTGMPKAVPMNSAIEIFSAHDVIMHFPLSPDDRTLNMTPWFHRGGLYCAGPNPSFYLGSSVIPMRTFDAELTLDWVERYRLTFLIGAPTNLAMLATAQSADPRDLSSLRGIVTMGAPLEREAALRYQEVLTPRIFNGYGSTEGFWNTFLRPDDLPEHAGTAGRACIDDDVRVVRVHDDGHLASPDEVVARDGEEVGEVIIRSPKCAAAYYASPQQEKAKYNGSWLHIGDLATWDAGEFVTIVGRKDDMLLSGGENVHPVQVEEALNGHPGVADSLVVGVPDQRWGSLVVAYILPADGDVPTPEDLDAYCRAHPMLSSFKRPRAYRIVESLPVSATGKKLHYKATESAAREMADGEFVAPATDRVHG; this comes from the coding sequence ATGGCATACGTCTACGACGCGCACGCGTACCGCAGTTTCTTCGAGAACGAGTTCACCTATCTGAACGGATTCCGCCGCAACGTCACCCGCTACGCCGGTGAGGTGGCGATGATCGACCCCCCGGCCGACCGGCAGTGGACCTACGCGGAACTCGGGTCGGCGGTGGATGCACTCGCGGCCGGTCTCGCCGGCCGCGGGGTGGCCGACGGTGATGTGGTGGGCTATCAGCTGCTGAACGGTCCGGAGTTCGCCCAGCTCTACCTGGCGACGCAGGCGGCGGGAGCGGTCGGTTCCCCGGTGAACTTCCGTCTCGCGGCGGGTGAGACCGCGGTCATCCTCGACATCAGCCGGCCGAAGGTCTATGTCTACGACACCGGCCTCGGTGCCATGGTCGGTGAGGCGATCTCGCGCGCCGATCACACACCGGAGCTGCTTGTCGGAGTCGGGGAGGGCGAACTCGTCAGCGGCGAAGCCGTTGCGGGCGCGGTGTCGATCCGCTTCGCCGACCTGCCCGTGGCCGGCGTTGTGCCGCCGACGGTTTCGCGGGGCGTCTTCGACGAGACCACCCGGCTGTACACCTCCGGGACGACCGGCATGCCCAAGGCGGTGCCGATGAACTCCGCCATCGAGATCTTCTCGGCGCACGACGTGATCATGCACTTCCCGCTGTCCCCGGACGACCGGACACTCAACATGACGCCGTGGTTCCACCGCGGCGGCCTCTACTGCGCAGGCCCCAATCCGTCGTTCTACCTGGGCTCCTCGGTCATCCCGATGCGCACTTTCGACGCGGAGCTGACCCTCGACTGGGTGGAGAGGTACCGGTTGACGTTCCTCATCGGTGCCCCGACCAACCTGGCGATGCTCGCCACCGCCCAGTCGGCCGACCCGCGCGACCTCTCGAGTCTGCGCGGCATCGTCACGATGGGCGCGCCGCTCGAACGGGAGGCCGCGCTGCGCTATCAGGAAGTGCTCACCCCGCGGATCTTCAACGGCTACGGCAGCACCGAGGGATTCTGGAACACCTTCCTCCGGCCCGACGACCTCCCCGAGCACGCCGGTACGGCCGGACGGGCCTGCATCGACGACGACGTCCGCGTCGTGCGGGTCCACGACGACGGACATCTGGCGAGCCCGGACGAGGTCGTCGCCCGCGACGGTGAGGAAGTCGGCGAGGTCATCATCCGATCGCCCAAATGCGCGGCCGCGTACTACGCCTCACCACAACAGGAGAAGGCCAAGTACAACGGCAGCTGGCTGCACATCGGCGATCTGGCCACCTGGGATGCCGGCGAGTTCGTCACCATCGTCGGCCGCAAGGACGACATGCTCCTGTCCGGCGGCGAGAACGTCCACCCGGTCCAGGTCGAGGAGGCGCTGAACGGGCATCCGGGCGTGGCGGATTCACTCGTGGTCGGGGTCCCAGACCAGCGGTGGGGAAGCCTCGTCGTCGCCTACATCCTGCCCGCCGACGGGGATGTGCCCACTCCGGAGGACCTGGACGCCTATTGCCGCGCGCATCCGATGCTGTCGAGTTTCAAACGTCCACGGGCCTACCGCATCGTCGAATCGCTACCCGTGTCGGCGACCGGGAAGAAGCTGCATTACAAGGCCACCGAATCCGCCGCGCGGGAGATGGCCGACGGCGAGTTCGTCGCGCCGGCCACCGACCGCGTCCACGGCTGA
- a CDS encoding SDR family NAD(P)-dependent oxidoreductase yields MSSNSIAVVTGAGSGIGKAIALGFAAQGITVIAADLDLDAAKRTAEGTTSIVPMVVDVADRAMVDELRDAVTGEVGVPDILVNAAGWDRTDQFLNATTEFAEKVVAINYLGPVHTASAFLPGMVEASKADGWQGGRVINLASDAGRVGSAGESIYAGAKGGVIALSKSLAREMARYQITVNAVCPGPTDTPLFQAQPDKLKEALVKAIPFRRLARPDEVAAPVLFFASPAASFITGQVISVSGGLTMAG; encoded by the coding sequence ATGAGCTCCAACAGTATTGCCGTCGTCACCGGGGCCGGATCGGGTATCGGCAAGGCCATCGCCCTGGGCTTCGCGGCTCAGGGGATCACGGTGATCGCCGCCGATCTCGACCTCGACGCCGCCAAACGCACCGCCGAGGGCACCACGTCGATCGTGCCGATGGTCGTCGACGTGGCAGACCGTGCGATGGTCGACGAACTCCGGGACGCCGTCACCGGGGAGGTGGGCGTCCCCGACATCCTGGTCAACGCTGCCGGCTGGGACCGAACAGATCAGTTCCTCAACGCCACAACCGAATTCGCCGAGAAGGTGGTGGCGATCAATTACCTCGGTCCGGTTCACACGGCCAGCGCGTTCCTGCCCGGCATGGTCGAGGCGTCGAAAGCCGACGGCTGGCAGGGCGGCCGCGTCATCAACCTCGCTTCCGACGCAGGTCGGGTCGGGTCGGCCGGCGAGTCGATCTACGCCGGAGCGAAAGGTGGCGTCATCGCCCTCTCCAAGTCGCTCGCACGAGAGATGGCCCGATACCAGATCACCGTCAACGCGGTCTGCCCCGGACCCACCGACACCCCGTTGTTCCAGGCGCAGCCGGACAAACTGAAAGAGGCTCTCGTGAAGGCGATCCCGTTCCGTCGCCTCGCTCGCCCCGACGAGGTGGCCGCACCGGTCCTGTTCTTCGCCTCACCCGCGGCGTCGTTCATCACCGGTCAGGTGATCAGCGTCAGCGGCGGACTCACCATGGCCGGCTGA
- a CDS encoding enoyl-CoA hydratase-related protein: MDYEDIDYTVEGPTAIITMNRSQRYNAFRAKTVEEMINAFRRAWADAGVQVVILTGAGEKAFCTGGDVKQRAETGDYGPSESGMFEIGNLHKTIRDIPKPVIAAVNGLAIGGGHVLHVLCDLTIAADTARFGQSGPKVGSFDAGFGSAFLARVVGEKRAREIWYLCRQYDAETAERWGLVNWVVPAADLLDEAKKIAAEIAEKSPTTLRFLKQSFNADTDHQAGLSNLAMSALDLFTHHTEEGAEGARAFAEKRRPEFNKFAAI; encoded by the coding sequence ATGGATTACGAAGACATCGACTACACGGTCGAGGGGCCCACCGCGATCATCACGATGAACCGGTCGCAGAGGTACAACGCCTTCCGGGCCAAGACCGTGGAGGAGATGATCAACGCCTTTCGTCGCGCCTGGGCCGACGCCGGCGTTCAGGTGGTGATCCTCACCGGAGCCGGTGAGAAGGCGTTCTGCACCGGTGGTGATGTCAAGCAGCGTGCGGAGACCGGCGACTACGGCCCCAGCGAGAGCGGCATGTTCGAGATCGGCAACCTGCACAAGACGATTCGCGACATCCCGAAACCGGTCATCGCCGCGGTCAACGGACTCGCCATCGGCGGCGGACATGTCCTGCACGTACTGTGCGACCTCACCATCGCCGCCGACACGGCGCGCTTCGGTCAGTCCGGACCCAAGGTCGGCTCCTTCGACGCCGGCTTCGGCTCGGCGTTCCTGGCCCGCGTCGTGGGGGAGAAACGGGCCCGCGAGATCTGGTACCTGTGCCGCCAATACGACGCCGAGACCGCCGAACGGTGGGGCCTGGTGAACTGGGTCGTCCCGGCCGCCGACCTGCTCGACGAAGCGAAGAAGATCGCCGCCGAGATCGCCGAGAAGTCGCCCACCACCCTGCGCTTCCTGAAGCAGAGCTTCAATGCGGACACCGATCATCAGGCCGGTCTCTCCAACCTCGCGATGAGTGCGCTGGACCTCTTCACCCATCACACCGAGGAGGGGGCCGAGGGGGCGCGGGCCTTCGCCGAGAAGCGCAGGCCCGAGTTCAACAAGTTCGCCGCCATCTGA
- a CDS encoding ethanolamine ammonia-lyase subunit EutB, producing the protein MRFTQTISGTTHEFDGLVELMAKATPRRSGDELAGCAAISDAERAAAAWQLADVPLSTFLDDLLVPYESDEVTRLIIDTHDRAAFAEISHLTVGGFRDWLLEISTRPDAAERIARISPAVTPEMAAATSKIMRNQDLILVASAIRVTSAFRTTIGLPGRIATRLQPNHPTDDPRGIAAATLDGLLMGCGDAVIGINPASDSPQATADLLHMLDDIRRRFEIPMQSCVLSHVTTTIDLIGQGVPVDLVFQSIAGTEGANTGFGVNLSILQEANDAGRSLHRGTVGDNVMYLETGQGSALSAGAHLGTGGKPVDQQTLETRAYAVARALDPFLINTVVGFIGPEYLYDGKQIIRAGLEDHFCGKLLGLPMGVDVCYTNHAEADQDDMDTLLTLLGAAGAAFVIAVPGADDVMLGYQSLAFHDALYVRQALRLRPAPEFEAWLTRLGISDTDGRILPVDPATSPLLPLAAGR; encoded by the coding sequence ATGAGATTCACCCAGACCATCTCCGGCACGACCCATGAGTTCGACGGCCTCGTCGAACTCATGGCGAAGGCCACCCCCCGCCGCTCCGGTGACGAACTGGCCGGCTGCGCCGCGATATCCGACGCCGAACGCGCCGCCGCGGCATGGCAATTGGCCGACGTGCCCCTGTCGACGTTTCTCGACGATCTGCTGGTCCCCTACGAATCGGACGAGGTCACCCGCCTCATCATCGACACCCACGATCGCGCGGCCTTCGCCGAGATCTCCCACCTGACCGTCGGCGGGTTCCGCGACTGGTTGCTCGAGATCTCCACCCGTCCCGACGCCGCCGAACGCATCGCCCGCATCTCCCCCGCCGTCACACCCGAGATGGCCGCCGCCACATCGAAGATCATGCGCAACCAGGACCTCATCCTGGTGGCATCGGCCATCCGGGTGACCTCGGCCTTCCGCACCACGATCGGACTCCCGGGCCGGATCGCCACCCGCCTGCAACCCAACCACCCCACCGACGATCCGCGCGGAATCGCCGCCGCCACCCTCGACGGACTGCTGATGGGATGCGGCGATGCGGTGATCGGGATCAACCCGGCATCGGACTCACCACAGGCAACCGCCGACCTGCTCCACATGCTCGACGACATCCGCCGCCGGTTCGAGATCCCCATGCAGTCCTGCGTGCTCTCCCACGTCACCACCACCATCGACCTCATCGGCCAGGGCGTCCCCGTGGACCTGGTGTTCCAGTCGATCGCCGGGACCGAGGGAGCCAACACGGGATTCGGCGTGAACCTGTCGATCCTGCAGGAGGCCAACGACGCCGGCCGGTCCCTGCACCGCGGCACGGTCGGCGACAACGTCATGTACCTGGAAACCGGTCAGGGATCGGCGTTGTCCGCAGGCGCCCACCTCGGCACCGGCGGCAAACCCGTCGATCAGCAGACCCTCGAAACGAGGGCCTACGCGGTCGCCCGCGCACTGGATCCGTTCCTGATCAACACCGTCGTCGGATTCATCGGCCCCGAATACCTCTACGACGGCAAGCAGATCATCCGCGCCGGACTCGAAGACCACTTCTGCGGCAAGCTCCTCGGGCTCCCGATGGGCGTCGACGTCTGCTACACCAACCATGCCGAGGCCGACCAGGACGACATGGACACTCTGCTCACCCTGCTCGGCGCCGCCGGCGCCGCCTTCGTCATCGCCGTGCCCGGCGCCGACGACGTGATGCTCGGCTACCAGAGCCTGGCCTTCCACGACGCGCTCTACGTCCGCCAGGCACTCCGGCTGCGCCCCGCCCCGGAATTCGAAGCGTGGCTGACCCGACTCGGCATCTCCGACACCGACGGCCGGATCCTTCCGGTCGATCCGGCCACCTCCCCGCTCCTGCCGTTGGCGGCAGGCCGATGA
- the eutC gene encoding ethanolamine ammonia-lyase subunit EutC: MSTPEHSADPTGTDAWASMRRTTQARIGLGRAGNSLPSRRVLEFQAAHAAARDAVHQPLDPAAITDTLADLGVGTPVTVTSRAADRGQYLRRPDLGRIPEDLSQLTESGADIGIVIADGLSPRAVVDHGHGLVAALLDAFDGRYSVAPPVIATQARVALGDHIGEALGVTTLIVIIGERPGLSVADSLGIYLTHLPRPGRTDADRNCISNIHPPDGLQYDVAARITAALVDGARKLGRSGVALKDTSRQDELENLYGADDLTIES; the protein is encoded by the coding sequence ATGAGCACACCGGAACACTCCGCCGATCCCACCGGCACCGACGCCTGGGCATCGATGCGCCGAACCACCCAGGCGCGCATCGGGCTGGGACGTGCGGGCAACTCGCTGCCATCACGTCGCGTGCTGGAGTTCCAGGCGGCACACGCCGCCGCACGGGACGCCGTACACCAGCCCCTCGACCCAGCCGCGATCACCGACACCCTCGCCGATCTCGGCGTCGGCACCCCGGTCACCGTGACGAGCCGGGCAGCCGATCGCGGCCAGTACCTACGCCGACCCGACCTCGGCCGGATACCCGAAGACCTCTCCCAACTCACCGAATCCGGCGCCGACATCGGGATCGTCATCGCCGACGGCCTGTCCCCCCGCGCGGTCGTCGACCACGGCCACGGGCTGGTGGCCGCACTACTCGATGCGTTCGACGGCCGTTACTCGGTCGCTCCGCCGGTGATCGCCACGCAGGCGCGCGTTGCACTCGGCGACCACATCGGCGAGGCGCTCGGCGTCACCACGCTCATCGTGATCATCGGTGAGCGACCCGGACTCTCGGTCGCCGACAGCCTCGGTATCTACCTGACCCATCTACCCCGGCCGGGACGCACCGACGCCGACCGCAACTGCATCTCCAACATCCACCCACCGGACGGACTGCAGTACGACGTCGCCGCGCGGATCACCGCAGCCCTCGTCGACGGCGCCCGCAAACTCGGCCGCTCGGGCGTGGCGCTCAAGGACACCTCGCGTCAGGACGAACTCGAGAACCTCTACGGCGCAGACGATCTCACCATCGAGTCCTGA
- a CDS encoding SHOCT domain-containing protein: protein MPGLIRGVARTAVISGTATAVSNRVSRRQASRWAQQGTVTQQDPRAQQYPEPQYAPTPQPQAAPAAPPSAVDTISALKELGALYQQGILTEAEFAAQKAKILGS from the coding sequence ATGCCAGGACTGATCCGCGGCGTCGCCCGCACGGCGGTCATCTCCGGTACCGCGACCGCGGTGAGCAACCGGGTGTCCCGACGCCAGGCGAGCCGATGGGCGCAACAGGGGACCGTGACCCAACAGGATCCGCGTGCGCAGCAGTATCCCGAACCCCAGTACGCGCCGACCCCGCAGCCTCAGGCGGCGCCGGCCGCCCCGCCGAGCGCGGTCGACACGATCTCGGCGCTCAAGGAACTCGGCGCGCTCTACCAGCAGGGCATCCTCACCGAGGCCGAGTTCGCCGCGCAGAAGGCCAAGATCCTCGGGAGCTGA
- a CDS encoding DUF6325 family protein: MTAGNPDTGSRDAADDRELGPVDYIVVEWAGKQPTGEALPYLMDLVDRGIVRIIDIAFVTKGADGTVAEIEISELGVEFAIFDGASTSILDHADIAEAASVLEPGSSAAVLVWENLWAAPFATAVRNNGGRLVASGRIPVEALLETLDAVEES; this comes from the coding sequence ATGACCGCCGGGAACCCGGACACCGGGAGCCGGGATGCGGCCGACGATCGTGAACTCGGTCCGGTCGACTACATCGTCGTGGAGTGGGCGGGCAAGCAGCCCACGGGTGAGGCGTTGCCCTACCTGATGGACCTGGTCGACCGGGGCATCGTGCGGATCATCGACATCGCCTTCGTCACCAAGGGGGCCGACGGAACGGTTGCCGAGATCGAGATCAGCGAACTGGGCGTGGAGTTCGCGATCTTCGACGGCGCGTCGACGTCGATCCTCGACCACGCCGACATCGCCGAAGCGGCGTCCGTGCTCGAACCCGGTTCCAGCGCAGCCGTTCTCGTGTGGGAGAACCTGTGGGCCGCGCCATTCGCCACGGCGGTGCGCAACAATGGTGGGCGTCTCGTCGCGTCGGGCCGGATCCCGGTCGAAGCGCTACTCGAAACCCTCGACGCGGTCGAGGAATCATGA
- a CDS encoding AMP-dependent synthetase/ligase produces MSASDLITFPHETGVDVSTLPAAFQQTVTVRPDAVAIRTVGGAQTITWSQYATRVEAIAGGLAALGIGRGDTVGIMLTNRPEFHLVDAAALHLGAVPFSIYNTSAPDQIEHLFGNAENTLVITEQVFLPVITAANTGVTRIVVVDGTADGTTSLDEVEHTAPPTGFDFTATWQAVTPDDLATLIYTSGTTGPPKGVEITHRNIVAEMAALAEKVDVGFDDRAISYLPAAHIADRVSSHAANMMRGMQITTVPDPREIAAALPEVHPTFFFGVPRVWQKIRAGIEAKLAEESSPVKRTLAGWAFGAGAAVARAQIEGTGVGVLGRAQHGLADRLVLHKVRAALGLDQVKFAGSGAAAIPPEVLTFFLGLGIPILEVWGMSETTGVSTMTTPDNLKIGTVGPPIRGMEVRLAEDGELLVRGPVVMRGYRKQPEKTAETIDADGWLSTGDIAKIDDDGNVTIVDRKKELIINESGKNMSPTNIENAMKAASSLISQVAAIGDAKPYVSALVVLDPEVAAARATKLNLPGAELAELSVHPQVVEEVSTAIRTANGKLSRVEQVKRFTIVPAAWEPGGDELTPTMKLRRTPIATKYATEIGALYATQPGDTVVDLRS; encoded by the coding sequence ATGAGCGCATCAGACCTGATCACTTTTCCCCACGAGACCGGGGTCGATGTGTCGACGCTTCCGGCTGCGTTCCAGCAGACGGTCACCGTGCGTCCCGACGCCGTGGCGATCCGCACCGTCGGCGGTGCCCAGACGATCACCTGGTCGCAGTACGCCACCCGGGTCGAGGCGATCGCCGGCGGACTCGCGGCCCTCGGCATCGGACGCGGTGACACCGTCGGCATCATGCTGACCAACCGGCCGGAGTTCCATCTGGTCGACGCTGCCGCGCTGCATCTCGGCGCGGTGCCGTTCTCGATCTACAACACCAGCGCCCCCGACCAGATCGAGCACCTGTTCGGCAACGCCGAGAACACACTGGTGATCACCGAACAGGTGTTCCTGCCGGTGATCACCGCGGCGAACACCGGTGTCACCCGGATCGTGGTCGTCGACGGCACGGCCGACGGCACGACCTCACTCGACGAGGTCGAACACACCGCTCCGCCTACGGGTTTCGACTTCACCGCGACGTGGCAGGCGGTGACCCCCGATGACCTGGCGACCCTGATCTACACCTCCGGGACCACCGGGCCACCGAAGGGCGTCGAGATCACCCACCGCAACATCGTCGCCGAGATGGCCGCGCTGGCGGAGAAGGTCGACGTGGGGTTCGACGACCGCGCGATCTCCTATCTGCCGGCCGCCCACATCGCCGACCGGGTGTCGTCGCATGCCGCGAACATGATGCGCGGCATGCAGATCACCACGGTCCCGGACCCTCGCGAGATCGCCGCGGCTCTGCCCGAGGTGCACCCGACGTTCTTCTTCGGGGTTCCACGGGTGTGGCAGAAGATCCGGGCCGGCATCGAGGCGAAGCTCGCCGAGGAGTCCAGTCCGGTCAAGCGAACGCTCGCCGGTTGGGCCTTCGGCGCGGGAGCCGCCGTTGCCCGGGCACAGATCGAGGGCACCGGGGTGGGCGTCCTCGGCAGGGCCCAGCACGGCCTCGCCGACCGGCTGGTGCTGCACAAGGTGCGCGCCGCGCTCGGCCTGGACCAGGTGAAGTTCGCCGGCTCGGGAGCCGCGGCGATCCCGCCGGAGGTGCTGACGTTCTTCCTGGGCCTGGGAATCCCGATCCTCGAGGTGTGGGGGATGTCGGAGACCACCGGTGTGTCGACGATGACCACGCCCGACAACCTCAAGATAGGCACCGTCGGCCCACCGATACGTGGCATGGAGGTCAGGCTCGCCGAGGACGGAGAGCTGCTCGTCCGCGGCCCCGTGGTGATGCGCGGCTACCGCAAACAACCCGAGAAGACGGCCGAGACGATCGATGCCGATGGCTGGTTGTCGACCGGCGACATCGCGAAGATCGATGACGACGGCAACGTGACCATCGTCGACCGCAAGAAGGAACTCATCATCAACGAGTCCGGAAAGAACATGTCGCCCACCAACATCGAGAACGCGATGAAGGCGGCGTCGTCGTTGATCAGTCAGGTGGCCGCGATCGGCGACGCGAAGCCGTACGTCTCCGCTCTGGTGGTCCTCGACCCGGAGGTCGCGGCGGCGCGGGCCACCAAGTTGAATCTCCCGGGCGCAGAGCTCGCCGAGTTGTCCGTGCATCCCCAAGTCGTGGAGGAGGTCTCGACCGCGATCCGTACCGCCAACGGAAAGCTGTCCCGGGTGGAACAGGTCAAACGTTTCACCATCGTCCCCGCGGCCTGGGAGCCGGGCGGTGACGAGCTGACCCCGACGATGAAACTGCGCCGTACTCCGATCGCCACGAAGTACGCGACCGAGATCGGTGCTCTGTACGCAACGCAGCCCGGCGACACAGTGGTGGATCTGCGGTCATGA